The Salvelinus fontinalis isolate EN_2023a chromosome 24, ASM2944872v1, whole genome shotgun sequence genome has a segment encoding these proteins:
- the LOC129822081 gene encoding dynein assembly factor with WDR repeat domains 1-like translates to MDTTAKLWDVQTGEEGQLAEIISLSFNTVGDQLVTGSFDHTVSLWDVPSGRRVHTLIGHRGEISSVQFDWDCSLLITGSMDKSSRYVCVPECVCVSASPGVGGSEWEVNGHTSSHEDEVLDVCFDYTGQLIATASADGPARVYSAASYQCISRL, encoded by the exons ATGGACACTACGGCCAAGCTATGGGACGTCCAGACTGGAGAGGAG gGCCAATTAGCAGAGATCATCTCCTTGTCGTTTAACACAGTGGGTGACCAGCTAGTCACTGGCTCCTTTGACCACACTGTTTCTCTGTGGGATGTTCCATCTGGGAG GCGTGTCCACACACTGATAGGTCACAGAGGGGAGATCAGCAGTGTTCAGTTTGACTGGGACTGCTCCCTTCTCATCACCGGCTCCATGGACAAAAGCAGTAGG tatgtttgtgtaccggaatgtgtgtgtgtctctgcttcCCCGGGTGTGGGAGGCAGCGAGTGGGAAGTGAATGGCCACACTAGCAGCCATGAAGACGAGGTGCTGGACGTGTGTTTTGACTACACCGGTCAACTCATAGCCACTGCCTCGGCTGACG GCCCAGCGAGAGTGTACAGCGCTGCCAGCTACCAGTGCATCTCCAGACTGTAG